From the Marinobacter sp. es.048 genome, the window TTTTTGGTAACCGATGCTTTACAACCGAAGCAAAGGTCTGACAATAAGCGGTTAAAACAGCGGCCTGCTAGACTTTGAACGCGAAGGTCAAACGAATTCCGGGTGTCACTAACTGGAGGTCCCATTGGACAAAAACATGAAAATCCTCATTGTGGACGACTTCTCCACAATGCGACGGATCATCAAGAATCTGCTGCGTGATCTTGGCTTCACCAACACCGATGAAGCTGACGACGGCAATACGGCGCTGCCAATGCTTAAAAGCGGCAAATACGATTTTCTGGTGACCGACTGGAACATGCCAGGCATGTCCGGTTTCGATCTGCTCAAGGCCGTTCGGGCTGACGAAAATCTGAAAACCCTGCCGGTATTGATGGTAACGGCTGAGGCGAAGCGCGACCAG encodes:
- the cheY gene encoding chemotaxis response regulator CheY, which translates into the protein MDKNMKILIVDDFSTMRRIIKNLLRDLGFTNTDEADDGNTALPMLKSGKYDFLVTDWNMPGMSGFDLLKAVRADENLKTLPVLMVTAEAKRDQIVAAAQAGVNGYVVKPFTAAVLKEKIEKIFERIQ